In the genome of Paramisgurnus dabryanus chromosome 18, PD_genome_1.1, whole genome shotgun sequence, one region contains:
- the LOC135721589 gene encoding uncharacterized protein — protein MFIMKEQVDVICCKSTGTDLSMLDIDDFITEISQLKKEVALLEEKLRSRDEELEKLLCQSSLCVTDGTATECLDSLPINKDQTTPQLDKHLSEQTSTHTRDSDPRVSQETVCDSNQDLQDDKSTVQISTESLNSVCNTEEEKPILETPLKMCSVKLVDCRNLMEMRRETILEKHQTDEDENVEEKNTLEKLTDEDDNDEDKHNEDENVENDEDDDVFILSDANNDSCFDEETASTSKKQAAAQTFSCNICEKTFISKGRLARHEKIHTKQKIFKCRKCKISFPTFQEKKLHLNMHRRNEKKQFHCEHCGKDFFTTNSAFKVHVKTHNIEKDFQCGDCDKSFRTKGNLVAHERTHTGEKPYGCTHCEKRFSNMNHMKNHMLLHTNERPYQCSECGKSFRQSYNLSDHQKTHSNEKPYQCSYCDKRFLHKSHLKCHERIHTGEKPFLCSYCGKAFSDPRHFKDHQRVHTGEKPYQCDVCQKSFSQHNNLVQHQRIHTGERIYKCSQCDKTFARSDVLKTHQRVHTGEKPYHCATCGQSFTYLGSFQAHQKKHT, from the exons ATGTTCATCATGAAGGAGCAGGTGGATGTGATATGCTGTAAATCGACCGGTactgatctgtccatgctggatatcgatgatttcatcacagaaatctctcagctgaagaaagaggttGCGTTACTGGAGGAAAAGCTGAGATCAAGAGATGAG GAGCTGGAAAAGCTTTTGTGTCAATCTTCATTGTGTGTGACTGATGGGACCGCCACTGAATGTCTGGATTCATTGCCGATCAACAAAGATCAGACCACGCCACAGCTGGACAAACATCTGTCTGAACAGACATCCACACACACGCGGGACTCTGACCCCAGAGTTTCTCAGGAGACTGTCTGTGACAGTAATCAAGACTTACAGGATGATAAATCTACTGTTCAAATCTCTACAGAGTCTCTGAATTCTGTCTGTAACACTGAAGAGGAGAAACCGATCCTGGAGACTCCCCTGAAGATGTGTTCGGTCAAACTGGTGGACTGCAGGAACCTGATGGAGATGAGAAGAGAAACCATACTTGAGAAACATCAGACTGATGAAGATGAGAATGTTGAGGAAAAAAACACACTTGAGAAGTTGACTGATGAAGATGATAATGATGAAGATAAGCATAATGAAGATGAGAATGTTGAgaatgatgaagatgatgatgtttttattctttCAG ATGCAAACAATGATTCATGTTTTGACGAAGAAACGGCCTCCACATCAAAAAAACAAGCGGCGGCACAAACTTTTTCCTGCAATATCTGTGAAAAGACTTTCATCTCTAAGGGACGCTTAGCGAGACATGAGAAAATACACACCAAACAGAAAATCTTCAAGTGCAGGAAATGTAAGATCAGCTTTCCTACCTTTCAAGAGAAGAAGCTTCATTTAAACATGCACAGAAGAAATGAGAAGAAGCAGTTTCACTGTGAGCATTGTGGGAAGGATTTTTTTACCACAAATTCCGCTTTCAAAGTTCACGTAAAGACACACAACATTGAAAAGGATTTTCAGTGTGGCGATTGTGACAAATCCTTCCGCACCAAAGGAAATCTTGTTGCTCACGAGAGAACTCACACGGGTGAAAAACCTTATGGGTGTACTCACTGCGAGAAGCGATTCAGCAACATGAACCATATGAAGAATCACATGCTTTTACACACCAATGAGAGACCGTATCAGTGCAGCGAATGTGGTAAATCCTTCAGGCAATCGTATAATCTATCAGACCACCAAAAAACGCACAGTAATGAGAAACCTTATCAATGTTCATACTGCGATAAACGCTTTCTTCACAAATCCCATCTTAAATGCCACGAGCgaattcacaccggagagaaaccttTCCTCTGCTCTTACTGCGGAAAGGCCTTTTCTGATCCACGCCATTTTAAAGATCATCAGAGAGTGCACACCGGAGAAAAACCTTATCAGTGTGATGTTTGTCAGAAGAGTTTTAGTCAACATAATAACTTAGTTCAGCATCAGAGAATTCACACGGGAGAAAGGatttacaaatgctctcagtgtgacaagacgtttgCTCGATCAGATGTCCTGAAaacccatcagagagttcatacaggagagaaaccttatcactgcGCTACCTGTGGACAGAGTTTCACTTATTTAGGAAGTTTTCAAGCTCACCAGAAGAAACATACATAA